In Helianthus annuus cultivar XRQ/B chromosome 8, HanXRQr2.0-SUNRISE, whole genome shotgun sequence, a single genomic region encodes these proteins:
- the LOC110870655 gene encoding uncharacterized protein LOC110870655, translating to MEIEPNQGDQIPIPAFDPNEIPRVPALNPLAYDPWNDEHRDYQELYPQEEPIPNPLAPYPNLDPLDPYWDVDRYVREILENPYPYGEPVPPYPDPIPAPPPPMSTENVQELCTFGEELLDESERIRQIGERLVWKYDERNMQYWMNP from the coding sequence atggaaatagaacctAACCAAGGAGACCAGATTCCAATACCTGCCTTCGACCCAAACGAAATCCCTAGAGTCCCAGCACTAAACCCTCTAGCATATGACCCATGGAATGACGAACATAGGGATTATCAAGAACTCTACCCACAGGAGGAACCCATACCAAACCCATTAGCACCATACCCAAACCTTGACCCTCTAGATCCATACTGGGATGTTGATCGGTATGTTCGGGAAATACTAGAAAACCCATACCCATATGGAGAACCCGTACCACCATACCCTGACCCGATAcctgcaccaccaccacccatgagTACCGAAAATGTGCAGGAACTCTGCACGTTTGGTGAGGAGTTATTAGATGAAAGTGAAAGAATACGACAAATAGGGGAGAGGCTCGtttggaaatacgacgagcgcaatatgcaATACTGGATGAACCCCTAG